A window of Massilia sp. NR 4-1 genomic DNA:
GCGCGAATGGAATGCCGCTGAACACCAGCAAGCCATCCTTCATGCTGCCGAACATGGCGAACAACAGCACCAGCACCAGGGCCAGTGCGGCCGGCACCACGATCTGCAGGCGCTCGGCGGCCGATTGCAGTTGCTCGAACTGGCCGCCCCAGCTGGTCCAGTAGCCGGGCGGCAGGCTGACGTCGCGCTGCATGGCTTGCTGCGCCTCGGCCACGAAGGAACCGATATCGCGGCCGCGCACATTGGCGCTGACCACGATGCGGCGCTTGCCGTCTTCGCGGCTGACCTGGTTCGGGCCGGGCGCCACGTCCAGCGTCGCCACCTCGCTCAGCGGGATATGGCTGATGCGCTCATCGGCGGTGGCGCTGCCGCCTTTCGGCAGCGGCAGCGGAATCGGCAGGCGTGCCAGCGCTTCCGGATCGCTGCGCACCTCGTCGGCCAGGCGCACCACGATGTCGAAGCGGCGGTCGCCCTGGAACAGATTGCCCGCTTCCTTGCCGCCCAGCGCGATGGCGATGGCATCCTGGATATCGCCGGTGTTCAAGCCATAGCGCGCCGCCTTGGCGCGGTCGACGCGGATATTCAGCATCGGCAGGCCGCTGGTCTGCTCGACCTTGACCTCGGCCGCGCCGCGCACCTTCTGCAGCACGGCGGCGATGCGCGCCGCCTGCGCGTCCAGCACCGCCATATCGTCGCCGAACAGCTTCACCGCCACGTCGCTGCGCACGCCGGAAATCAGCTCGTTGAAGCGCAGCTGGATCGGCTGGGAGAACTCGTAGTTCTGGCCCGGCAGCTTCTCGGCCGCCGCCTGGATCGCCGCCAGCAGCTCGTCGCGCGTCTTGCGCGGTTGCGGCCATTGGTCCTGCGGCTTGAGCATGATGTAGCCGTCCGAGATATTCGGCGGCATCGGGTCGGAGGCGATTTCCGCCGTGCCGGTGCGGGCGAAGATGCGCTCGATCTCGGGGAACTGGCGTTTCAGTTCGCGCTCCAGCTGCATCTGCATGGCCACCGACTGCGTCAGGCTGGTGCCGGGAATGCGCAGCGCCTGCACGCTGAAATCGCCTTCGTTCAGGCTCGGTACGAACTCGCTGCCCATACGGCTGGCCAGCAGGCCGGAAAGCAGCACCGTCACGGCGGCAAAGGCCAGCACCACCGGCTTGTTGGCCAGGGCCAGGTCGAGCGCGCGCGCATACCAAGTGCGCGCGGCCAGCATGAGGCGGTTTTCCTTCTCTTCCACCTTGTCGCCGATGAAGAGGGCGACGGCGGCCGGCACGAAGGTGATCGACAGGATCATCGCGCCCAGCAGGGCAATGACGACGGTGATCGCCATCGGATGGAACATGCGGCCTTCCACGCCGGACAGGGCGAACATCGGCAGGTAGACGATCATGATGATGAGCTGCCCGAACAGCAGCGGACGGCGCGCCTCGCGGGCGGCGGCGAAGACTTCCTCGAAGCGCTCTTCGCGCGTCAGTTTGCGGCCCAACGCCGCCTGGGCGTGGGCCAGGCGGCGCACGCAGTTCTCCACGATCACCACCGCGCCATCGACGATGATGCCGAAGTCCAGCGCGCCGAGGCTGAGCAGATTGGCACTGACCTTGTAGGCCACCATGCCGCTGAAGGTGAACAGCATCGACAGCGGAATCACCATCGCCGTCACCACGGCGGCGCGGATATTGCCGAGGAAGATGAAGAGCACCGCGATCACCAGCACCGCGCCTTCCAGCAGGTTCTTCTTGACGGTGGCGATGGCCTTGTCCACCAGCACCGTGCGGTCGTACACGGTGGTGGCGCTCACGCCTTGCGGCAGGGTGCGCGCGATTTCATCCATGCGCTTGGCGACCGCTTGCGACACGGCGCGGCTGTTCTGGCTGATCAGCATGAAGACCGTGCCCAGCACCGATTCGTGGCCGTTGGCGGTGGCGGCGCCGGTGCGCAGCTCGCGGCCGATACGCGCTTCGCCGATATCGCGGATGCGGATCGGCACGCCGCGCACATTGGCGACCACGATGTCGCGGATATCGTCCAGCGTGGCGACCTGGCCCGGCGCGCGCACCAGCAATTGCTCGCCACGGCGTTCGATATAGCCCGCGCCGGTATTGCCGTTATTGCGCTCCAGCGCCGTCACCACGTCCTGCAGGCTGAGGCCATAGGAGGCCAGCTTGCCGGGATCGGGCGCCACCTGGTATTCCTTGGCGTGGCCGCCGATGGAGTTGATCTCGGTCACGCCCGGCACATTGCGCAGCTGCGGCTTGATGATCCAGTCCTGGATTTCGCGCAGATCGCTCAGGGAGTAGGGC
This region includes:
- a CDS encoding efflux RND transporter permease subunit, with amino-acid sequence MFEKLIRFAIGQRWLVMLAVLGMSILGIYSYQRLPIDAVPDITNVQVQINTAAPGYSPLETEQRISQPLEAVMAGLPRLEQTRSLSRYGLSQITVTFRDGTDLYFARQLVNERLQEARARLPAGVIPAMGPISTGLGEIYLWTVEAKDGAKKSDGTPYSLSDLREIQDWIIKPQLRNVPGVTEINSIGGHAKEYQVAPDPGKLASYGLSLQDVVTALERNNGNTGAGYIERRGEQLLVRAPGQVATLDDIRDIVVANVRGVPIRIRDIGEARIGRELRTGAATANGHESVLGTVFMLISQNSRAVSQAVAKRMDEIARTLPQGVSATTVYDRTVLVDKAIATVKKNLLEGAVLVIAVLFIFLGNIRAAVVTAMVIPLSMLFTFSGMVAYKVSANLLSLGALDFGIIVDGAVVIVENCVRRLAHAQAALGRKLTREERFEEVFAAAREARRPLLFGQLIIMIVYLPMFALSGVEGRMFHPMAITVVIALLGAMILSITFVPAAVALFIGDKVEEKENRLMLAARTWYARALDLALANKPVVLAFAAVTVLLSGLLASRMGSEFVPSLNEGDFSVQALRIPGTSLTQSVAMQMQLERELKRQFPEIERIFARTGTAEIASDPMPPNISDGYIMLKPQDQWPQPRKTRDELLAAIQAAAEKLPGQNYEFSQPIQLRFNELISGVRSDVAVKLFGDDMAVLDAQAARIAAVLQKVRGAAEVKVEQTSGLPMLNIRVDRAKAARYGLNTGDIQDAIAIALGGKEAGNLFQGDRRFDIVVRLADEVRSDPEALARLPIPLPLPKGGSATADERISHIPLSEVATLDVAPGPNQVSREDGKRRIVVSANVRGRDIGSFVAEAQQAMQRDVSLPPGYWTSWGGQFEQLQSAAERLQIVVPAALALVLVLLFAMFGSMKDGLLVFSGIPFALTGGIAALALRGIPLSISAAVGFIALSGVAVLNGLVLLSFIRSLREQGMGLDQAIREGALTRLRPVLMTALVASLGFVPMALATGTGAEVQRPLATVVIGGILSSTALTLLVLPLLYRLAHRRVEEAEAGQQVASGQAS